One genomic window of Xanthobacter dioxanivorans includes the following:
- a CDS encoding RICIN domain-containing protein: MPLLCVDVAGGALAQGTPVQLWKCHGKAPQLFGVDGRNGRIYLAAAPHLCVDGVPNQQLLVVQCQSVETQWRYEERTKTIRSSNGMCWDVSGGRRPENIRSRRPLIAWPCHNGPNQQFIYND, from the coding sequence GTGCCGCTCCTCTGCGTCGACGTCGCCGGCGGCGCGCTGGCGCAGGGCACGCCGGTCCAGTTGTGGAAGTGTCACGGCAAGGCGCCGCAGCTGTTCGGCGTCGACGGCCGGAACGGGCGCATCTACCTTGCGGCGGCGCCTCACCTGTGCGTGGACGGCGTCCCCAATCAGCAGCTCCTGGTGGTTCAGTGCCAGTCGGTGGAAACACAGTGGCGCTACGAGGAGAGGACCAAGACCATCCGCTCGTCGAACGGCATGTGCTGGGATGTCTCCGGCGGTCGCCGGCCGGAAAACATCCGCTCCCGCCGGCCGCTCATCGCCTGGCCGTGCCACAACGGCCCGAACCAGCAGTTCATCTATAACGACTGA